A part of Peromyscus maniculatus bairdii isolate BWxNUB_F1_BW_parent chromosome 10, HU_Pman_BW_mat_3.1, whole genome shotgun sequence genomic DNA contains:
- the Coq2 gene encoding 4-hydroxybenzoate polyprenyltransferase, mitochondrial — translation MLALRGRGLSPGLRAVAPAWLRGPRGLCLAPARTAAASGVRERRERAPGAPRGRALSLSAAAVVNSAPRPLQPYLRLMRLDKPIGTWLLYLPCTWSIGLAAEPGCFPDWYMLSLFGTGAVLMRGAGCTINDMWDRDFDKKVTRTANRPIAAGDISTFQSFVFLGGQLTLALGVLLCLNCYSIAMGAASLLLVATYPLMKRITFWPQLALGLTFNWGALLGWSAVKGSCDPAVCLPLYFSGVMWTLIYDTIYAHQDKKDDALIGLKSTALLFRENTKMWLSGFGVAMLGALSLAGANCGQTLPYYAAVAAVGAHLARQIYTVDIHRPEDCWDKFASNRTTGILLFIGIVLGNLWKEKTEETEKPEDVRAEN, via the exons ATGCTGGCCTTGCGGGGCCGAGGCCTATCCCCGGGCCTGCGGGCCGTGGCCCCGGCGTGGCTGCGGGGCCCGCGCGGACTCTGTCTGGCCCCGGCGCGCACGGCCGCGGCGTCGGGCGTGCGGGAGCGGCGGGAGCGGGCCCCGGGGGCGCCGCGCGGGCGCGCGCTCAGCCTGTCGGCCGCGGCCGTGGTGAACTCGGCGCCGCGCCCCCTGCAGCCCTACCTGCGCCTCATGCGCCTGGACAAGCCCATCG GAACCTGGCTGCTGTACTTGCCATGCACCTGGAGCATCGGTCTGGCGGCTGAACCGGGCTGCTTTCCCGACTGGTACATGTTGTCACTCTTCGGCACTGGAGCTGTTCTGATGCGAGGAGCAGGCTGCACTATTAATGACATGTGGGACCGTGACTTCGATAAAAAG GTTACGAGAACAGCAAATCGCCCAATCGCCGCTGGAGACATTTCAACCTTCCAGTCCTTCGTCTTCCTTGGGGGACAGCTGACCTTAGCACTGGGAGTCCTCCTGTGTTTGAACTGCTACAG cataGCCATGGGCGCAGCATCCTTACTTCTTGTCGCCACCTACCCACTGATGAAAAGAATCACATTTTGGCCACAGTTAGCCTTGG GGCTGACTTTTAACTGGGGTGCACTACTCGGATGGTCTGCTGTCAAGGGCTCCTGTGATCCAGCTGTGTGCCTGCCGCTCTACTTCTCTGGAGTTATGTGGACACTGATATATGACACTATTTATGCCCATCAG GACAAAAAAGACGACGCTCTGATTGGCCTGAAGTCCACGGCACTGCTGTTCAGGGAGAACACcaagatgtggctcagtggctttGGGGTCGCCATGCTGGGAGCGCTGAGCCTGGCAGGAGCCAACTGTGGTCAGACGCTGCCCTACTACGCTGCCGTGGCTGCCGTGGGAGCCCACCTGGCTCGTCAG ATCTACACTGTAGATATCCACAGACCAGAGGACTGCTGGGACAAATTTGCCTCCAACCGCACAACAGGAATACTCTTGTTTATAGGGATCGTCCTTGGGAATTTGTGGAAAGAAAAGACCgaagaaacagaaaaacctgAAGATGTTAGAGCAGAAAATTAG